A region from the Naumannella halotolerans genome encodes:
- the nadA gene encoding quinolinate synthase NadA, with protein sequence MTQTVDTPMAPTTIDGYRSPNPAEQAVSDPDVSAAWAQEVRELAAEQNAVILAHNYQAPMIQDVADHVGDSLALSRLAAATDAETIIFAGVHFMAETAKILSPDKRVIIPTAAAGCSLADTIDADQLRAWKAEHPGAAVIAYVNTTAEVKAESDICCTSSNAVEVVESVPPDTEILFLPDMFLGAHVRRQTGRSNIHTWLGECHVHADISPSDLVGAMTRNPDAELYVHPECGCSTSALWMASSGEFPADRTHILSTGGMLDAARSTSSQTVLVATEIGMLHQLRKANPGTDFRAVNPQASCRFMKMITPELMLQALRTGRDEVQVEPAIAAHARAAVERMIAIGKPGGGE encoded by the coding sequence ATGACGCAGACCGTGGACACCCCGATGGCTCCCACGACCATCGACGGGTACCGATCCCCGAACCCGGCCGAGCAGGCCGTATCCGACCCGGACGTATCGGCCGCCTGGGCACAGGAGGTACGCGAGCTCGCCGCCGAGCAGAACGCGGTGATCCTGGCGCACAACTACCAGGCACCGATGATCCAGGACGTCGCCGATCACGTCGGCGACTCGCTCGCACTGTCGCGGCTGGCGGCGGCCACCGATGCGGAGACGATCATCTTCGCCGGGGTGCACTTCATGGCCGAGACCGCGAAGATCCTGTCCCCGGACAAACGGGTGATCATCCCGACCGCGGCGGCCGGATGTTCCTTGGCCGACACCATCGACGCCGATCAGTTGCGCGCTTGGAAGGCCGAGCATCCCGGGGCGGCGGTGATCGCCTATGTGAACACCACTGCGGAGGTGAAGGCCGAGTCCGACATCTGCTGCACATCGTCGAATGCCGTCGAGGTGGTGGAGTCGGTGCCACCGGACACCGAGATCCTGTTCCTCCCCGACATGTTCCTCGGCGCCCACGTCCGTCGGCAGACCGGGCGTTCGAACATCCACACCTGGCTCGGGGAGTGCCACGTCCACGCCGACATCTCACCCTCGGACCTGGTCGGGGCGATGACCCGCAATCCCGATGCCGAGCTGTACGTCCACCCCGAGTGCGGTTGTTCCACCTCGGCGCTGTGGATGGCGTCGTCGGGAGAGTTCCCGGCCGACCGTACCCACATCCTGTCCACCGGCGGGATGTTGGATGCCGCCCGGTCCACCAGCTCTCAGACGGTCCTGGTCGCCACCGAGATCGGTATGCTGCACCAGCTCCGCAAAGCCAACCCGGGAACTGATTTCCGGGCCGTGAACCCACAGGCGAGCTGCCGCTTCATGAAGATGATCACACCGGAGCTGATGCTGCAGGCACTGCGTACCGGACGCGACGAGGTGCAGGTGGAACCCGCCATCGCGGCCCATGCCCGGGCCGCCGTGGAGCGCATGATCGCCATCGGCAAACCCGGAGGTGGAGAATGA
- the nadB gene encoding L-aspartate oxidase, which translates to MTGADERPVIIVGGGAAALSTAISLIGAGQPVMIIGKDGVGDGSTALAQGGLAAVLDPADSAEAHQLDTQTAGAGLCDPDAVRELVQAAPGAITRLATLGARFDTDRHGDWALGLEGGHSARRVVHAGGDASGAMVAATLGSAIRSAAAEGRAELVRAMVSGLLLGADGEVCGVQTVDEDGTVRQLRARAVVLATGGPGRAWPLTTNPPTATGDGLALALRAGAVARDLEFVQFHPTALDVPGPQTVLVSEAVRGEGAVLVDETGSALMVERHRLGDLAPRDVVAAAIHEHQLTGGRVWLDATMIDDFASHFPTVDRFCRAAGIVPETDPIPVRPAEHYHCGGVLADLSGRTTVRGLYAVGEVASTGVQGANRLASNSLTEALIAGERAGALLARSAGEPTEPVRSTAGDGLDRSALPALRSVVGRGIGVLRDRTGLLDALAALDGLDVPGDGTRADIETANLRLVARAIGTAALNRTESRGCHRRSDHRRTSEQWQRHQELIMTAGGDFVPFGRSAQVAA; encoded by the coding sequence ATGACCGGTGCCGACGAGCGCCCGGTGATCATCGTCGGTGGAGGCGCCGCCGCGCTGTCGACGGCGATCAGCCTGATCGGCGCCGGCCAACCGGTGATGATCATCGGCAAGGACGGTGTCGGCGACGGGTCCACGGCGCTGGCCCAGGGCGGACTCGCGGCGGTGCTCGACCCGGCCGACAGCGCCGAGGCGCATCAGCTCGACACGCAGACCGCCGGCGCCGGTCTGTGCGATCCGGACGCGGTACGCGAGCTCGTACAGGCCGCACCCGGGGCGATCACCCGGCTCGCCACCCTGGGAGCCCGGTTCGACACCGATCGCCACGGCGACTGGGCCCTCGGCCTCGAGGGCGGCCATTCCGCCCGGCGGGTCGTGCACGCCGGTGGCGACGCCAGTGGAGCGATGGTGGCAGCGACCCTCGGCTCGGCGATCCGGAGCGCAGCCGCCGAGGGAAGGGCCGAACTGGTCAGGGCCATGGTGAGCGGTCTCCTGCTGGGCGCCGACGGGGAGGTCTGCGGTGTGCAGACGGTCGACGAGGACGGCACGGTACGCCAACTCCGCGCCCGGGCTGTGGTGCTGGCAACCGGTGGTCCCGGACGGGCCTGGCCGCTGACCACCAACCCGCCGACGGCGACCGGCGACGGCCTGGCACTGGCTCTGAGAGCAGGAGCGGTGGCGCGTGACCTGGAGTTCGTCCAATTCCACCCGACCGCCCTGGACGTACCGGGACCGCAGACCGTCCTGGTCTCCGAGGCGGTACGCGGTGAGGGTGCGGTACTGGTCGACGAGACCGGTTCGGCGCTGATGGTCGAGCGGCACCGGCTGGGCGATCTGGCTCCGCGGGACGTGGTCGCCGCGGCCATCCACGAGCACCAGCTCACCGGGGGCCGGGTCTGGCTCGACGCGACCATGATCGACGACTTCGCCAGCCACTTCCCGACCGTGGACCGGTTCTGTCGCGCTGCCGGCATCGTCCCGGAAACCGATCCGATCCCGGTCCGACCGGCCGAGCACTACCACTGCGGCGGCGTGCTGGCCGACCTTTCCGGGCGCACCACGGTGCGGGGCCTGTACGCGGTGGGCGAGGTGGCCTCCACCGGTGTGCAGGGCGCCAACCGGTTGGCGTCCAACTCGCTCACCGAGGCGCTGATCGCCGGCGAACGGGCCGGTGCCCTGCTGGCGAGGTCGGCGGGCGAACCGACCGAACCCGTCCGCAGCACGGCCGGCGACGGTCTCGACCGGTCGGCCCTGCCCGCCCTGCGGAGTGTGGTGGGCCGCGGAATCGGTGTCCTTCGCGACCGCACGGGTCTGCTCGACGCGTTGGCTGCGCTCGACGGTCTCGACGTACCCGGTGACGGCACCCGAGCCGACATCGAGACGGCCAATCTGCGACTGGTCGCCAGGGCGATCGGTACGGCGGCGCTGAACCGCACCGAGTCACGCGGTTGTCACCGACGATCGGATCATCGCCGCACCAGTGAACAGTGGCAGCGGCACCAGGAATTGATCATGACCGCCGGCGGGGACTTCGTCCCGTTTGGCCGCTCCGCGCAGGTGGCGGCATGA
- the nadC gene encoding carboxylating nicotinate-nucleotide diphosphorylase, protein MNSLLDTQTRTVDGPTPEQISAAVELALEEDLSLGADVTTLACVAIDARGTAAVVSRQPGVLAGLELAVQALRTVAQRSGTELIIEQFVADGDPLRPGHPVLQVTGSLRTVLTAERTALNLLGQLSGVASLTARWVEAIDGTGAIIRDTRKTVPGLRALQKYAVRCGGGQNHRMALGDAALIKDNHIAAAGSVTAAFEAVRAAAPELPVEVECDTVEQVSEAVAAGARLVLLDNMGLDQLRRSAERARVAGVRTEASGGLELDRAREVAMTGVDYLAVGALTHSAPVLDLGLDIIDVCR, encoded by the coding sequence ATGAACAGCCTGCTCGATACGCAGACCCGAACCGTCGATGGACCGACGCCGGAGCAGATCTCTGCAGCGGTCGAACTGGCTCTGGAAGAGGACCTTTCGTTGGGTGCCGATGTCACCACCCTCGCCTGTGTGGCCATCGATGCCCGGGGCACCGCAGCCGTGGTCAGCCGACAGCCGGGGGTGCTCGCCGGGCTCGAGCTGGCGGTGCAGGCATTGCGTACCGTGGCGCAGCGTTCGGGTACGGAGTTGATCATCGAACAGTTCGTAGCCGACGGTGATCCACTCCGGCCGGGGCACCCGGTCCTGCAGGTGACGGGCTCGCTGCGTACCGTCCTCACCGCCGAACGGACCGCGCTGAACCTGCTGGGACAGCTGTCCGGGGTGGCGTCGCTGACCGCCCGCTGGGTGGAGGCGATCGACGGCACCGGGGCGATCATCCGGGACACCCGCAAGACGGTGCCCGGTCTGCGTGCGCTGCAGAAGTATGCGGTGCGCTGCGGCGGCGGGCAGAACCATCGGATGGCCCTCGGTGATGCCGCCTTGATCAAGGACAACCACATCGCTGCGGCCGGTTCGGTGACCGCGGCATTCGAGGCGGTACGCGCAGCCGCCCCCGAACTGCCGGTGGAGGTCGAGTGCGACACCGTCGAGCAGGTGAGCGAGGCGGTCGCCGCCGGCGCCCGGCTGGTGCTGCTGGACAACATGGGCCTTGATCAACTCCGACGCTCCGCCGAGCGTGCCCGCGTCGCCGGGGTACGGACCGAGGCCAGCGGCGGGCTGGAACTCGACCGGGCCCGGGAGGTCGCGATGACCGGTGTCGACTACCTGGCCGTGGGTGCGTTGACCCACTCGGCGCCGGTGCTCGACCTGGGGTTGGACATCATCGACGTCTGCCGATGA
- the ppgK gene encoding polyphosphate--glucose phosphotransferase, whose product MTAKLVLGIDIGGSGIKGAPVNLTTGEFSEDRLKIPTPKKSTPKNVAAVVAEIAEEFADQIGQGPVGITIPAVVRAGITLSAANIDKSWIGAQARDLFAEALGRDVILVNDADAAGLAEVQFGAAKGNLGKVLMTTLGTGIGSALIYKGVLIPNTELGHIEVNGHDAETKASSGAKERDGLSYKEWAPRLQNYYDMIERLIWPDLIVVGGGVSRKAEKFLPLLKLNAPIIPAELENRAGIIGAAYLASNPDQLRAPMAVTDPQRKP is encoded by the coding sequence ATGACTGCGAAACTCGTTCTCGGCATCGACATCGGCGGCTCCGGCATCAAGGGAGCCCCGGTGAACCTGACCACCGGTGAATTCTCCGAGGACCGGTTGAAGATCCCCACCCCGAAGAAGTCGACACCGAAGAACGTCGCCGCCGTGGTGGCCGAGATCGCCGAGGAGTTCGCCGACCAGATCGGCCAGGGCCCGGTCGGCATCACCATCCCCGCCGTGGTCCGGGCCGGGATCACCCTCAGCGCCGCCAACATCGACAAGTCCTGGATCGGCGCCCAGGCCCGGGACCTGTTCGCCGAGGCGCTGGGCCGCGACGTCATCCTGGTCAACGATGCCGATGCCGCGGGCCTGGCCGAGGTGCAGTTCGGCGCCGCCAAGGGCAATCTCGGCAAGGTGTTGATGACCACCCTGGGCACCGGCATCGGTTCGGCCTTGATCTACAAGGGTGTGCTGATCCCGAACACCGAACTCGGCCACATCGAGGTCAACGGCCACGACGCGGAGACCAAGGCCTCCTCCGGGGCGAAGGAGCGTGACGGCCTGTCCTACAAGGAATGGGCCCCGCGACTGCAGAACTACTACGACATGATCGAACGGCTGATCTGGCCCGACCTGATCGTCGTCGGCGGCGGGGTCTCCCGGAAGGCCGAGAAGTTCCTGCCGCTGCTGAAGCTCAACGCACCGATCATCCCCGCGGAGTTGGAAAACCGGGCGGGCATCATCGGCGCGGCCTATCTCGCCTCGAACCCCGACCAGCTCCGGGCGCCGATGGCGGTCACCGATCCCCAGCGCAAGCCCTGA
- a CDS encoding PH domain-containing protein, whose amino-acid sequence MSFGDQEPRRAASEPEPRATDPAAAAPTATPEPALAKRAERPHPATPLIRGWLVLLLVIVAIGREFIPDGSRSTDSASMLELLRANLLIALAALAGVIAVVALSSFISWWFTRYVIDDDELRVETGLFTKSSKRIPFGRIQSIDVIQPLAARIFGLAELRIDAGNDKTSLRYLTRRKTYRIRDYLLSRAHGEQITVADSAAGPVSGGFQDLSARDQVLVRIPPARLLAGLLTATDFLVMAAITLAALITVLALGFGVASVSVLIPIVIGTVRMIGSRVLSQFNYTLSRTGRGLRISRGLTNITSQSVPIDRIQGVRITQYLLWRAFGFYRLDIDVLGIKGTDSSTEDGTQSSSILLPVGNFHDLQVALAQILPGVNLASIPMWGSPSRARLFHWFTIQTFRFGHDDEVAVSVRGLVDRVTDVVPHAKVQSVRITQGPLQRGVRTASVHFDTTPGPVTWTAHELDPQAARALALSQLDRSRRARERVARERSHTGAVGHGTGDLPPDLPPPLRS is encoded by the coding sequence GTGAGCTTCGGCGATCAGGAGCCTCGCCGTGCGGCATCCGAACCGGAGCCGCGGGCAACCGATCCGGCCGCAGCAGCGCCGACCGCCACCCCGGAGCCGGCACTGGCCAAGCGCGCCGAGCGCCCGCACCCGGCAACCCCACTGATCCGCGGCTGGTTGGTCCTGTTGCTGGTGATCGTCGCCATCGGCCGGGAGTTCATTCCTGACGGTTCCCGGAGCACCGATTCGGCCAGCATGCTCGAACTGCTGCGGGCCAACCTGTTGATCGCCCTCGCCGCCCTGGCCGGTGTGATCGCCGTGGTCGCGCTGAGTTCCTTCATCAGCTGGTGGTTCACCCGTTACGTGATCGACGACGACGAACTGCGGGTGGAGACCGGACTGTTCACCAAGAGCTCCAAACGGATCCCCTTCGGGCGGATCCAGTCAATCGACGTGATCCAACCCCTGGCGGCCCGGATCTTCGGGCTCGCCGAACTGCGGATCGACGCCGGCAACGACAAGACCTCCCTGCGCTACCTGACCCGGCGCAAGACGTACCGCATCCGCGACTACCTGCTGAGCCGCGCGCACGGGGAGCAGATCACCGTGGCCGACTCCGCCGCCGGCCCGGTCTCCGGGGGATTCCAGGATCTGTCCGCCCGCGATCAGGTACTGGTGAGGATCCCACCGGCCCGGCTGCTGGCCGGTCTGCTCACCGCCACCGACTTCCTGGTGATGGCCGCGATCACCCTGGCTGCCCTGATCACCGTGCTGGCGCTCGGGTTCGGTGTCGCCTCGGTCAGTGTGCTGATCCCGATCGTCATCGGCACCGTCCGGATGATCGGCTCCCGGGTGCTGTCGCAGTTCAACTACACGCTCTCGCGTACCGGCCGCGGGCTGCGGATCAGTCGTGGTCTGACCAACATCACCAGCCAGTCCGTACCGATCGACCGGATCCAGGGGGTGCGGATCACCCAGTACCTGCTATGGCGCGCCTTCGGGTTCTACCGCCTCGACATCGACGTGCTCGGGATCAAGGGCACCGATTCCAGCACCGAGGACGGTACGCAGAGCTCCTCGATCCTGCTCCCGGTCGGCAACTTCCACGATCTGCAGGTGGCCCTGGCGCAGATCCTGCCCGGTGTGAACCTGGCCTCGATCCCGATGTGGGGCAGCCCCTCGCGGGCCAGGCTCTTCCACTGGTTCACCATCCAGACCTTCCGCTTCGGCCACGACGACGAGGTGGCGGTCTCGGTCCGCGGCCTGGTCGACAGGGTCACCGATGTCGTCCCGCATGCGAAAGTGCAGTCGGTACGGATCACCCAGGGGCCGCTGCAACGAGGGGTACGCACCGCGAGCGTGCACTTCGACACCACCCCGGGCCCGGTCACCTGGACCGCCCACGAGTTGGACCCGCAGGCCGCCCGGGCCCTGGCCCTGAGCCAGCTCGACCGTTCCCGGCGGGCCCGCGAACGGGTGGCACGGGAGCGGTCGCACACCGGTGCGGTCGGGCACGGGACAGGCGATCTACCACCCGACCTGCCGCCGCCACTAAGGTCGTGA
- a CDS encoding PH domain-containing protein: MTPDQLFAPPSVAWQRLSPRWATVRRIGAVISYTLLFAVPAVVLGLIFEPWVVAIPVVAWIAFLSWRLIRIGTLCASWGYAELDEDLYITRGLWFRRLTAVPYGRMQVVEVESGPIERAFGLARVKLVTASASTDAMIPGLPPERAAELRDRLTQRAETGSSGL; encoded by the coding sequence GTGACGCCCGATCAGCTCTTCGCCCCTCCGTCCGTGGCCTGGCAGAGGCTCTCACCACGCTGGGCGACCGTACGGCGCATCGGCGCAGTGATCAGTTACACCCTCCTGTTCGCCGTTCCCGCCGTCGTCCTCGGCCTGATCTTCGAGCCGTGGGTGGTTGCCATCCCGGTGGTCGCCTGGATCGCTTTCCTGAGCTGGCGGCTGATCCGGATCGGCACGCTCTGCGCCTCCTGGGGGTACGCCGAACTGGACGAGGACCTCTACATCACCCGCGGGCTCTGGTTCCGTCGGCTGACCGCCGTACCGTACGGGCGGATGCAGGTGGTGGAGGTCGAGTCCGGCCCGATCGAACGGGCCTTCGGCCTGGCCCGGGTGAAACTGGTGACCGCCTCGGCCTCCACCGACGCGATGATCCCCGGTTTGCCGCCCGAGCGGGCCGCGGAACTGCGCGACCGGCTCACCCAGCGCGCCGAGACCGGGAGTTCCGGCCTGTGA
- a CDS encoding DUF1707 SHOCT-like domain-containing protein: MAAEQIQLRASDADRDQVADLLTAAFSEGRLTHEEFDLRVNSAMQARHFDELVELTRDLVPLDDLRPRQLPEGPPLPTDEPELLTAFLSGAKRDGDWRPRARTRVRAFWGGVELDLTEAVWPGNRIELDIQLCMAGVEIKVGSDVRVTDRMTAIMGGNDIKRVAGAGAARELVLTGTVMMGGVEVRGPKQKKHKTK; encoded by the coding sequence ATGGCTGCAGAACAGATCCAGCTCCGGGCCTCCGACGCCGATCGCGATCAGGTCGCAGACCTGCTGACCGCCGCTTTCAGCGAGGGGCGGTTGACCCATGAGGAGTTCGACCTGCGGGTGAACTCGGCGATGCAGGCCCGCCACTTCGACGAATTGGTCGAACTGACGCGCGATCTCGTACCCCTCGACGACCTCCGACCGCGACAGCTCCCGGAGGGGCCTCCGCTGCCGACCGACGAACCCGAACTGCTCACCGCCTTCCTCTCCGGCGCCAAACGCGACGGCGATTGGCGCCCGCGGGCCCGTACCCGGGTACGCGCCTTCTGGGGCGGGGTCGAACTCGACCTGACCGAGGCCGTCTGGCCGGGCAACCGGATCGAGCTCGACATCCAGCTGTGCATGGCCGGCGTGGAGATCAAGGTCGGCAGCGATGTCCGGGTGACCGACCGGATGACCGCGATCATGGGCGGCAACGACATCAAGCGCGTCGCCGGTGCCGGCGCAGCGCGCGAACTGGTGCTGACCGGTACGGTGATGATGGGCGGCGTCGAGGTCCGCGGCCCGAAACAGAAGAAGCACAAGACCAAGTAG
- a CDS encoding helix-turn-helix domain-containing protein, whose protein sequence is MGAEGLNGGEVLRDLRRRYRVSQAQLSAISGVSERTVRNLENRTIVSPRTSTLMAMASALELPPAEVEELLRAWDDVRVGPPFAEASVGQQMHAALREQLLRSFLDKRVVVANRLIRVGANKLITEEFYQTTIEALNDGVDTHSVLARRIRDHQDMDRLHFNDLVGCSVKRRRLDREVDMLIVDFDLGRELRLGETMVIAWREVNGWVADQQPGGHGPVDERYTNAFMRPITALSMQVVFECEPPTSAWQLMGRERLDRTEELAVNDYNSVSTSWVNARPGRFGIGWTWD, encoded by the coding sequence GTGGGTGCAGAGGGTTTGAACGGGGGCGAGGTTCTACGCGACCTGCGGCGTCGTTACCGGGTCTCGCAGGCACAGTTGTCGGCGATCTCCGGGGTCAGCGAGCGGACTGTCCGGAATCTGGAGAATCGGACGATCGTCTCTCCGCGCACCTCGACCCTGATGGCGATGGCCTCGGCGCTGGAGTTGCCGCCGGCAGAGGTCGAGGAGCTGTTGCGTGCCTGGGACGATGTCCGGGTCGGGCCGCCCTTCGCCGAGGCCAGTGTCGGGCAGCAGATGCATGCGGCGTTGCGGGAGCAGTTGCTGCGCAGCTTCCTGGACAAGCGGGTCGTCGTTGCCAACCGGTTGATTCGCGTCGGCGCCAACAAGCTGATCACCGAGGAGTTCTACCAGACCACGATCGAGGCGCTGAACGATGGCGTCGACACCCATTCGGTGCTGGCCCGGAGGATCCGGGACCACCAGGACATGGACCGTCTTCACTTCAACGACCTCGTGGGATGTTCGGTGAAGCGGCGACGCCTCGACCGGGAGGTCGACATGTTGATCGTCGACTTCGACCTCGGCCGAGAACTGCGTCTGGGCGAGACGATGGTGATCGCCTGGCGCGAGGTGAACGGGTGGGTCGCGGATCAGCAACCCGGCGGTCATGGGCCGGTCGATGAGCGGTACACGAATGCGTTCATGCGGCCGATCACCGCCTTGTCGATGCAGGTGGTGTTCGAGTGCGAGCCACCGACCTCGGCCTGGCAGCTGATGGGTCGTGAGCGGCTCGACCGTACCGAGGAACTGGCGGTAAACGACTACAACTCGGTCAGTACATCGTGGGTGAACGCGCGGCCGGGGCGGTTCGGGATCGGCTGGACCTGGGACTGA
- a CDS encoding methyltransferase family protein — protein sequence MQKPIAPPPVLLVTAAAVQLLLGKKKKPSRSILRRVLGGSAALAGAGLFVAGGAQLLARSTTVDPRVPGESTELVTDGVYGYTRNPIYVGDLLLLLGLAIGQGKLISYLPVVAFAALIDRRQIPLEEAALAETFGDDFNDYAEQVPRWL from the coding sequence ATGCAGAAGCCGATCGCACCGCCGCCCGTCCTGCTCGTCACCGCCGCCGCGGTACAGCTGCTGTTGGGCAAGAAGAAGAAGCCGAGCCGGTCGATCCTGCGCCGGGTGCTCGGGGGCAGTGCCGCGCTCGCCGGTGCCGGGCTGTTCGTCGCTGGTGGCGCCCAGTTGCTGGCCCGGTCGACCACCGTGGATCCCCGGGTGCCGGGTGAGAGCACGGAGCTGGTGACCGACGGGGTGTACGGCTACACCCGCAACCCGATCTACGTCGGCGATCTGTTGTTGCTGCTCGGGCTGGCGATCGGCCAGGGGAAGCTGATCAGCTACCTGCCGGTGGTGGCCTTCGCGGCGCTGATCGATCGGCGGCAGATCCCGCTGGAGGAGGCCGCACTGGCCGAGACCTTCGGCGACGACTTCAACGACTACGCCGAGCAGGTGCCGCGCTGGTTGTGA
- a CDS encoding tyrosine-type recombinase/integrase: protein MDQVEMIASACARIDPLYGDYVRLAALTGLRAGELTALQPQDVDLAAQTLRVQRAHSRGKIGDPKSKEPRTVPVVAPAARILGKLTASRRPTEFLFSRPGGRLHHSNFRTAVGWTQLVTDAGFPGLRFHDLRGVAISTWIQAGIDLATVRSVAGHSDLRMTDRYSHLTPGHLSSARSQIESYLGVVPDDQRLGGGEGSNT from the coding sequence ATGGATCAGGTCGAGATGATCGCCTCCGCCTGCGCGCGGATCGATCCCCTGTACGGTGACTATGTCCGACTGGCGGCCCTGACTGGTCTCAGAGCAGGTGAACTTACAGCCCTCCAGCCACAGGATGTCGATCTTGCCGCGCAGACCCTCCGGGTTCAGCGAGCTCATTCCAGAGGAAAGATCGGAGACCCGAAGAGCAAGGAGCCACGGACCGTCCCTGTCGTCGCCCCGGCCGCTCGGATCCTCGGGAAGCTCACCGCCTCTCGGCGCCCCACAGAGTTCCTGTTCTCCCGTCCGGGCGGACGGCTCCATCACTCCAACTTCCGCACGGCTGTCGGCTGGACCCAACTCGTCACGGACGCAGGCTTCCCCGGGCTGAGGTTCCACGACCTCCGGGGGGTCGCGATCTCGACCTGGATACAGGCGGGCATCGATCTGGCCACCGTCCGGAGCGTCGCCGGGCACAGCGACCTCCGGATGACGGACCGCTACTCGCACCTGACGCCCGGACACCTCTCGTCGGCCCGCTCGCAGATCGAATCGTACCTAGGCGTCGTACCGGACGACCAACGATTGGGAGGAGGTGAAGGCTCGAATACCTAG
- a CDS encoding phage integrase SAM-like domain-containing protein, producing the protein MYTREGRERTKDFDRKRDALAWESLEREKERRRHSGDQITLAEFFDEKKDKYFEELTPASVATYRSNLKRVLGDLGHVPLRQIDDRLIRRLQERWNARLSNDAVRTTRSALARILNKAVEDGLLDSTRSGRSRHPDQDRARPIGFPPWIRSR; encoded by the coding sequence GTGTACACGCGAGAGGGCCGCGAGCGCACGAAGGACTTCGACCGCAAGCGCGATGCGTTGGCTTGGGAGAGCCTCGAACGGGAGAAGGAGCGGCGCCGTCACTCAGGAGACCAGATCACTCTCGCCGAGTTCTTCGACGAGAAGAAGGATAAGTACTTTGAGGAGCTGACCCCGGCCTCGGTGGCGACCTACCGGAGCAATCTGAAACGGGTGCTTGGCGATCTCGGACACGTCCCCCTGCGCCAGATCGATGATCGGCTGATCCGCCGGCTGCAGGAAAGGTGGAATGCCCGGCTGTCAAACGATGCAGTGCGGACGACCAGATCTGCACTCGCACGAATCCTCAACAAGGCCGTCGAAGACGGTCTCCTCGACAGCACCCGATCCGGAAGGTCAAGGCACCCAGACCAGGATCGAGCCCGACCAATCGGGTTCCCACCATGGATCAGGTCGAGATGA
- a CDS encoding helix-turn-helix domain-containing protein, with the protein MYYSQCSFHVFESVRLRKNRERGPMDELRTADEVAKNLRLSPRMVRKLAQRKTLACVRIGTRVLFRPSDIDEFIERHLRDAT; encoded by the coding sequence ATGTATTATTCTCAATGTTCGTTCCACGTATTTGAATCTGTTAGACTTCGTAAGAATCGAGAGCGAGGACCAATGGACGAACTGCGAACGGCCGATGAGGTCGCGAAGAATCTCCGATTGAGTCCTCGGATGGTCCGGAAGCTAGCGCAGCGCAAGACCCTGGCATGTGTGCGGATCGGCACCCGCGTGCTCTTCCGACCCAGCGACATCGACGAGTTCATCGAGCGACACCTGCGGGATGCGACCTGA